A genome region from Primulina eburnea isolate SZY01 chromosome 9, ASM2296580v1, whole genome shotgun sequence includes the following:
- the LOC140841274 gene encoding cyclin-dependent kinases regulatory subunit 1-like, whose translation MGGQIQYSDKYFDDTYEYRHVVLPPEVAKLLPKNRLLSENEWRAIGVQQSRGWVHYAIHRPEPHIMLFRRPLNYQQQQQENQG comes from the exons ATGGGCGGCCAGATCCAGTACTCCGATAAGTACTTTGATGACACCTACGAGTACAG GCATGTGGTTCTTCCGCCCGAGGTGGCCAAATTGCTTCCTAAAAATCGACTCCTCTCGGAA AATGAATGGCGAGCAATTGGGGTCCAGCAGAGCCGTGGGTGGGTTCACTATGCTATTCACCGCCCAGAGCCGCACATCATGCTATTTAGGAGGCCACTGAACTACCAGCAACAGCAGCAAGAGAACCAAGGCTAA